In a genomic window of Dyadobacter fermentans DSM 18053:
- a CDS encoding SusC/RagA family TonB-linked outer membrane protein, protein MNKHLLVPLFRGVMIMLFAIAAHLSYAQDHQVKGKVSSSADGTGIPGVNVQLKGTAVGTVTDADGSYAIDVKGTDAVLVFSSIGLIKKEVTVGNQSTINVSLEDDIKNLSEVVVTGYAAQRKKDITGAVTVINPKELTSVPTASVTQMLQGRASGVTVGNDNSPGGGTMVRIRGFGSINNNSPLYVIDGVPTQGTLNQINPNDIESMQVLKDASAASIYGARAANGVVIITTKKGKTGAPNITFDFYTGTQRPGKMLDLLNTKELGQYLYEADLGAGKNPSVTSPSAQYKFDENGNQTVADYIYPNIYGTLPSDIIYTNDIADPRLGKTAFNITQANKEGTDWQDVIFDPAPISNYQIGASGGSEAAKYALSANYFTQDGILRYTKYKRYSVRANTEFKKGIVTVGENFTFSYDQRQGITNNDESNPIMFAIRVHPIIPVFDISGGPKALGGNNTSDYNGFAGSRGSNLGNAPNPLARLYREKDNLTKGTHAFGNVFAQVDILPGLFARTSLGIEYNQSNRSEYFHRDIEAAEARNANSLNVINNVDRSFTWFNTLNYAKSFGVHNFNVLLGTEAVKTYAAEFRASRSGFAFDDLDYRYLDAGSAAGLSNAGPGATESALFSQFGKINYVFKDLVLADFTLRRDGSSRFSESNRYGIFPAFSLGLRMTELAFMKPVKFVDDLKVRFGWGKTGNQLIPNVYNAYTLYAADPQNNAYDINGTGTSIVGGFDLVQFGNSNGKWETNTSTNIGLDASLFNSKLEVVLDLYNRITSDMLTQIAIPRTAGTGTIPYTNIGEVRNRGVDLGINFREKKGDFSYMVGVNFGHYKNEVLKLNNDPNATIFGFTTRLPAMSATKAGLPIASYYGYFVDGVIKDQAEADAAPKFGSYTREGTFKFRDVNGDGVITAADRTIIGNPHPDFNYGINVGVGYKWFDLTLFGQGVQGNQVFNYVKYWTDFNVFQGNRSKTMLYDSWKKPGDDAKLPRLNSGDATSQQVSSYFLEDGSYFRLKNIQLTFSLPSAWLKKAKLGSAQIYIQGQNMFTLTKYTGLDPDINLRRSGENNQDTHMGVDEGSYPVAKSYLAGLRFSF, encoded by the coding sequence ATGAACAAACATTTACTAGTCCCGCTTTTCCGGGGTGTCATGATTATGCTGTTTGCAATAGCAGCGCATTTATCGTACGCCCAGGATCATCAGGTCAAGGGTAAAGTATCCTCCTCTGCTGATGGAACCGGCATTCCCGGCGTAAACGTACAATTGAAAGGAACGGCTGTGGGTACCGTTACCGACGCGGACGGTAGCTACGCTATCGACGTAAAAGGTACCGACGCGGTCCTGGTTTTCTCCTCAATCGGATTAATCAAGAAAGAAGTAACGGTTGGTAACCAGTCGACGATCAACGTTTCGCTCGAAGACGACATCAAAAACCTGAGCGAAGTGGTGGTAACCGGCTACGCGGCACAGCGTAAAAAGGACATTACCGGCGCGGTAACCGTGATCAACCCCAAAGAACTGACTTCCGTGCCCACTGCGAGCGTTACGCAGATGCTGCAAGGGCGCGCTTCGGGTGTAACCGTCGGAAACGACAACTCGCCGGGTGGCGGAACGATGGTCCGTATCCGCGGTTTCGGTTCGATTAACAACAACAGCCCGCTCTACGTGATCGACGGCGTGCCTACGCAGGGAACGCTGAACCAGATCAACCCGAACGACATCGAGTCGATGCAGGTACTGAAAGACGCTTCGGCAGCTTCCATTTACGGCGCCCGCGCTGCGAACGGGGTGGTGATCATCACAACCAAAAAAGGCAAAACCGGCGCTCCTAACATTACATTTGACTTCTACACCGGCACGCAACGTCCCGGCAAGATGCTCGACCTGCTCAATACGAAAGAGCTGGGCCAATATCTGTACGAAGCTGACCTCGGCGCTGGTAAAAACCCCTCGGTGACATCGCCCTCTGCCCAATACAAATTCGATGAAAACGGCAACCAGACCGTCGCTGACTACATTTATCCGAACATCTACGGCACGCTGCCTTCGGACATTATCTATACCAACGACATTGCCGATCCAAGGCTTGGTAAAACGGCATTCAACATCACCCAGGCCAACAAAGAAGGAACCGACTGGCAGGACGTGATTTTCGATCCGGCACCGATTTCAAACTACCAGATCGGTGCTTCGGGCGGTTCGGAAGCAGCTAAATATGCACTTTCGGCCAATTATTTCACGCAGGACGGTATTTTGAGATACACCAAATACAAAAGGTATTCCGTACGCGCCAACACCGAATTCAAGAAGGGGATAGTAACTGTGGGTGAGAACTTTACATTCTCTTACGACCAGAGACAAGGCATCACCAACAACGACGAAAGCAACCCGATCATGTTCGCGATCCGCGTGCACCCGATCATCCCGGTGTTCGATATCTCCGGCGGCCCGAAGGCGCTTGGCGGAAACAACACGTCCGATTACAATGGATTTGCAGGAAGCCGCGGCAGTAACCTCGGTAATGCGCCTAACCCGCTGGCCCGTTTGTACCGCGAGAAAGACAACCTGACCAAAGGCACGCACGCATTCGGTAACGTGTTTGCGCAAGTGGACATTCTTCCGGGGCTTTTTGCACGCACCAGCCTTGGTATCGAATACAACCAGTCGAACCGCTCGGAATATTTCCACCGCGACATTGAAGCGGCCGAAGCCCGTAATGCGAACAGCCTGAACGTGATCAATAATGTGGACCGTTCGTTCACCTGGTTCAACACTTTGAATTATGCTAAATCTTTCGGCGTGCATAATTTTAATGTCTTACTGGGTACAGAAGCTGTGAAGACTTACGCAGCGGAATTCCGGGCGAGCCGGAGCGGATTTGCATTCGACGACCTCGATTACCGCTATCTCGATGCAGGTTCGGCGGCCGGTTTGAGCAATGCAGGGCCCGGCGCCACGGAAAGTGCGCTGTTCTCCCAATTCGGAAAAATCAATTATGTGTTCAAAGATCTCGTGCTGGCCGACTTCACATTGCGCCGCGATGGCTCATCCCGCTTCTCGGAATCGAACCGCTACGGTATCTTCCCGGCATTCTCTCTGGGTTTGCGGATGACCGAGCTGGCATTTATGAAGCCTGTGAAGTTCGTCGACGATTTGAAAGTGCGCTTCGGCTGGGGTAAAACCGGTAACCAGCTCATCCCTAACGTTTATAATGCTTACACGCTGTACGCGGCCGATCCGCAGAACAATGCTTACGATATCAACGGTACCGGTACGTCCATCGTAGGTGGTTTTGACCTGGTGCAGTTCGGTAACAGCAATGGCAAATGGGAAACGAATACCTCTACCAACATCGGTCTGGACGCGTCGTTGTTCAACAGCAAGCTGGAAGTGGTGCTCGACCTTTATAACCGCATTACCTCCGATATGCTAACGCAGATCGCGATCCCGAGAACAGCCGGTACCGGTACGATCCCTTACACCAACATTGGCGAAGTACGTAACCGCGGGGTGGATTTGGGTATTAATTTCAGAGAGAAAAAAGGCGATTTCAGCTACATGGTGGGCGTAAACTTTGGCCACTATAAAAACGAAGTATTGAAACTGAACAACGACCCTAATGCGACGATCTTCGGTTTCACAACACGTCTGCCGGCCATGTCGGCCACGAAAGCCGGCCTGCCGATCGCTAGCTACTACGGCTACTTTGTGGATGGTGTGATCAAAGACCAGGCGGAAGCGGATGCCGCACCGAAATTTGGCTCTTACACGAGAGAAGGAACCTTCAAGTTCCGCGATGTGAATGGCGACGGCGTGATCACCGCCGCCGACCGCACGATTATCGGCAACCCGCACCCCGACTTTAACTACGGTATCAATGTGGGCGTTGGCTACAAATGGTTCGATCTGACCTTATTCGGACAAGGCGTGCAGGGCAACCAGGTGTTCAACTACGTGAAATACTGGACGGATTTCAACGTATTCCAGGGTAACCGCTCGAAAACAATGCTTTACGACTCCTGGAAAAAACCGGGCGACGATGCCAAGCTGCCCCGCCTGAACTCGGGTGACGCTACCAGCCAGCAGGTTTCTTCCTACTTCCTCGAAGACGGCTCGTATTTCCGCCTGAAAAACATCCAGCTGACCTTCTCGTTGCCGTCTGCCTGGCTGAAAAAAGCGAAACTGGGCTCTGCGCAGATTTACATTCAGGGACAAAACATGTTTACGCTCACAAAATATACCGGTCTGGACCCGGATATCAACCTGAGAAGATCCGGTGAAAACAACCAGGATACCCACATGGGCGTCGATGAAGGCTCCTACCCTGTGGCCAAATCCTACCTGGCCGGCCTGCGTTTCAGTTTCTAA
- a CDS encoding FkbM family methyltransferase — protein MPVTGLRRYVNLVRNTGNPFEYLFDKFHHRGRTLHFATKPARLTFEVPASLYQVFKEIFMADVYNIRPLARVLPDDPLVIDIGANAGFFDILLLSKVKNAQIYAYEPLSSNIERMRSVASSNRRFDKSVIIKPFAVTGTSCEMLRLYAQDTDDNQVVASSLKDFSGDNTSERWFPAVSFSEIMAGMPRTKVDLLKMDCEGSEYDIILNTPADIVCRCEILLIEVHDIDDRYNVVTFSQYLRELGYEVNYTPINGFCYALEAYKK, from the coding sequence ATGCCCGTCACAGGCCTGAGGAGGTACGTGAACCTGGTCCGGAACACCGGCAATCCGTTCGAGTACCTTTTCGACAAATTCCACCATCGTGGCAGAACGCTACATTTTGCCACCAAACCCGCCAGGCTCACATTCGAGGTCCCGGCCAGTCTCTACCAGGTATTCAAGGAAATTTTCATGGCCGACGTGTACAACATCCGGCCGCTTGCCCGCGTATTGCCCGATGATCCGCTGGTGATCGATATCGGCGCGAACGCCGGTTTTTTTGATATATTGCTTTTATCTAAGGTAAAGAATGCCCAAATTTATGCGTACGAGCCTCTGAGCAGCAACATCGAACGCATGCGTTCTGTTGCCTCCTCCAATCGCAGATTCGATAAAAGCGTGATCATCAAGCCTTTTGCCGTAACCGGAACATCCTGCGAAATGTTGCGGCTATACGCACAGGATACGGATGATAATCAGGTGGTCGCTTCTTCGTTAAAAGATTTTAGTGGTGATAATACCAGCGAACGCTGGTTTCCGGCCGTTTCATTCTCGGAAATTATGGCCGGTATGCCGCGGACGAAGGTCGATTTATTGAAAATGGATTGCGAGGGAAGTGAATATGATATTATTTTGAACACGCCTGCGGATATCGTTTGCCGGTGTGAAATCCTGTTAATAGAGGTGCACGATATTGATGACCGCTATAATGTAGTGACGTTCAGCCAATATCTGAGGGAGCTGGGTTATGAAGTGAATTATACGCCGATCAACGGCTTTTGTTATGCGCTGGAAGCGTACAAAAAATGA
- a CDS encoding DUF6934 family protein, whose translation MRFSFESRSQDRVVAKSVEFNRIGAKTRLYRVVLSREVGSWSSIFEIRGIYDGKAIPFQSNIAFESFFVKRKNEVNETESKKLHA comes from the coding sequence ATGCGCTTTTCGTTTGAAAGCAGATCGCAAGACCGCGTGGTGGCAAAATCCGTCGAGTTTAACAGAATCGGCGCGAAGACCAGGCTTTACCGGGTTGTGCTAAGTAGGGAAGTTGGCAGTTGGTCTTCCATCTTCGAGATTAGGGGCATATATGATGGGAAGGCCATTCCTTTTCAAAGCAATATTGCATTTGAAAGTTTCTTTGTTAAACGCAAAAATGAGGTCAATGAAACCGAGAGCAAAAAGTTACATGCTTGA
- a CDS encoding glycosyltransferase family 2 protein, with amino-acid sequence MKSISVVIPNYNGKHLFEKYFEHNYKVLQKLETSVQIIVIDDASTDDSVAYLEEHYGDKITLIRKETNSGFSETCNIGIQNATNDLIFLLNTDVTLEPGYMEKLYKYFELEDTFGVMGRVIGMNDDLIREAAREPKISGRKIKSSDFFHLQNINAFTPTFYLSGAIALMDTQKLKAINGFNEMFNPYYGEDQELSIRAWRLGWKCYYEHDAVCRHEVSASTKNHNHKKAIKRIHFRNRYYVHYLHLQGMDLKLWHLQILLCDVLLGMLTLQFFKVEAYWDFIKNRGNLQAKKVAFNREMKKHQSEIGIIDVINNFRMMLKYQQVIKLN; translated from the coding sequence ATGAAAAGTATATCAGTAGTAATCCCCAACTATAACGGGAAACATCTGTTTGAAAAATATTTTGAACATAATTATAAGGTCCTTCAAAAACTTGAAACCAGCGTTCAGATAATCGTCATCGACGATGCATCTACGGACGATTCGGTGGCTTACCTTGAAGAACATTATGGCGATAAAATCACGCTGATCCGTAAAGAAACCAATTCCGGATTTTCAGAAACCTGCAATATCGGCATCCAGAATGCCACCAACGATTTAATATTCCTTTTAAATACAGACGTAACCCTTGAACCGGGTTACATGGAAAAACTATATAAGTATTTCGAATTGGAAGACACTTTCGGTGTAATGGGAAGGGTAATCGGAATGAACGACGACCTCATCCGTGAAGCTGCGAGAGAGCCCAAAATTTCGGGAAGAAAAATCAAGTCATCCGATTTCTTCCATTTACAGAATATCAATGCATTTACGCCTACATTTTATTTATCAGGCGCCATTGCATTAATGGATACGCAAAAGCTGAAAGCTATCAATGGATTCAACGAAATGTTCAATCCCTATTATGGCGAAGATCAGGAACTTTCGATTCGCGCGTGGCGACTGGGCTGGAAATGTTATTATGAACACGATGCCGTTTGCCGGCATGAAGTTTCGGCCAGCACGAAAAACCATAACCATAAAAAAGCGATCAAAAGAATCCATTTCCGCAACCGGTATTATGTTCATTACCTGCATTTGCAAGGTATGGACCTTAAATTATGGCACCTGCAAATTCTGCTTTGCGACGTGCTGCTCGGCATGCTGACGCTTCAATTTTTCAAGGTCGAAGCCTATTGGGATTTCATTAAGAACCGGGGAAATTTGCAAGCGAAGAAAGTGGCTTTCAACCGCGAAATGAAGAAACATCAGTCCGAAATCGGCATTATCGATGTGATCAATAACTTCCGGATGATGCTGAAATATCAACAGGTCATTAAGCTAAACTAG
- the corA gene encoding magnesium/cobalt transporter CorA: MVRIFYKDGKVIKRENDIRELGKIPNLVWVDLQSPSAEEEEWVENKCNISFQTPQEIVEIESSSRFFEQNETINANSNFLKIDRDGYETYPISFILNQNVLFTYRRGDSKTFADTVKKMKVSPEGIQGGVDFMLLLLETRIEADADALEGISKDISAISKDLTHEQKTRQEVLIRISGLQEITMMLRETSIDKQRVLSGILRSQYFPEDRKEHLRIILKDINSLLEYTTFNFERLEYLQNTFMGLINLEQSQVIKIFTVVTIIFMPPTLIAGIFGMNYQHIPSTGEPWGFWLSLFLMVFSSLVVLWFFRRKKWI; encoded by the coding sequence ATGGTACGCATATTCTATAAGGACGGTAAAGTCATCAAGCGCGAAAACGATATCCGCGAGTTGGGGAAAATCCCGAACCTGGTTTGGGTGGATTTGCAATCTCCGAGCGCCGAAGAGGAGGAATGGGTGGAGAACAAATGCAATATCAGCTTTCAAACACCCCAGGAAATCGTGGAAATTGAGAGCAGTTCACGTTTTTTTGAGCAAAACGAGACGATCAACGCCAACTCCAACTTCCTAAAAATCGACCGGGATGGATACGAGACTTACCCGATTTCGTTCATTCTCAACCAGAATGTGCTTTTCACTTACCGGCGCGGCGATTCAAAAACGTTTGCCGACACCGTGAAGAAGATGAAAGTGAGCCCCGAGGGCATCCAGGGTGGGGTTGATTTTATGCTGCTTTTGCTCGAAACACGCATTGAAGCGGACGCCGACGCGCTCGAAGGCATTTCCAAAGACATCTCGGCGATCAGCAAAGACCTTACCCACGAGCAGAAAACGCGGCAGGAAGTCCTGATCCGCATCAGCGGCTTGCAGGAAATCACAATGATGCTCCGTGAAACCAGCATCGACAAGCAGCGCGTGCTTTCTGGCATTCTCAGGAGCCAGTATTTTCCCGAGGACCGCAAAGAGCACCTCCGGATCATTCTCAAAGACATCAACTCCCTCCTCGAATACACCACCTTCAATTTCGAGCGGCTCGAATACCTGCAAAACACATTCATGGGTTTGATCAACCTCGAACAAAGCCAGGTGATCAAAATCTTCACCGTGGTGACGATCATCTTCATGCCGCCCACCCTTATTGCGGGTATTTTCGGAATGAATTACCAGCACATACCCTCGACAGGTGAACCGTGGGGCTTTTGGCTTTCGCTCTTTCTGATGGTCTTTTCATCCCTCGTTGTCCTTTGGTTTTTCAGAAGAAAAAAATGGATTTAG
- a CDS encoding IMPACT family protein, producing MLFDDTFQTIAGPAEGFFKDKGSKFLAYAFPVENDLQAKSHLAELYELHPKAVHHCYAYRLGADRMSYRMSDDGEPSGTAGRPILNTLYSRNVTNVLVVVVRYFGGTLLGVPGLINAYKTATELALDSAEIVTRHYSSVYKLTFQYPLMNDVMRIVKEMELPVRRQEFEMQCEMEVEVRSTLVERFITRAGNVEGLSVKLGD from the coding sequence GTGTTATTTGACGATACTTTTCAGACCATCGCAGGCCCCGCGGAAGGGTTTTTCAAGGATAAGGGCAGCAAATTTCTCGCGTACGCCTTTCCAGTAGAAAACGATTTGCAGGCCAAATCCCACCTGGCCGAATTGTATGAACTGCATCCGAAAGCCGTTCACCATTGCTATGCCTATCGCCTCGGCGCCGATCGCATGAGTTATCGAATGAGCGACGACGGTGAACCATCGGGCACGGCGGGGCGGCCGATCCTCAATACATTATATTCCAGAAATGTGACCAATGTGCTCGTCGTGGTGGTGCGGTATTTCGGTGGGACGCTGCTTGGTGTGCCGGGGCTGATCAATGCGTACAAAACTGCAACGGAACTCGCGCTGGATTCGGCGGAAATTGTGACGCGGCATTATTCCAGCGTTTACAAACTGACATTTCAATATCCGCTTATGAACGACGTCATGCGGATCGTGAAGGAAATGGAGCTGCCGGTGCGGCGGCAGGAGTTCGAAATGCAATGCGAAATGGAAGTAGAGGTGCGCTCCACACTGGTAGAGCGTTTTATCACGCGCGCGGGTAATGTCGAAGGCCTTTCGGTAAAGCTGGGCGACTAG
- a CDS encoding MFS transporter, producing MQNTASPGILTTQFWLLGLSSFLFSSSFNMLIPELPAYLSSMGGAEYKGAIIGLFTLTAGLSRPFSGRLTDRIGRVPVMAFGSLVCFVCGFLYPIFTTVMPFLLLRLVHGFSTGFKPTGTAAYVADIVPVNRRGEAMGIHGMCMSVGSAFGPAIGSMISQQFSLNALFYTSSLLAFLSIAILLNMKETLQEKQKLSLKSFQITWRDVFEPDVFSPALITFLCYFGFGAVATITPDFSGYLGLENRGLYFMMFTISSIMVRLFAGKISDRHGRMPVTIVGCIILIIAMIITGFADSVFTFLTGAAFFGVSMGILSPVLSAWTVDLSGDHNRGRAIATMFISLEAGIGLGAFLSAELFENQRQNLPLVFFCMAAFALAGLCYTVIIYQFKKRRARVI from the coding sequence ATGCAAAATACAGCTTCCCCGGGAATATTAACGACGCAGTTCTGGTTGCTGGGCCTTAGCTCGTTTCTTTTCTCTTCCAGCTTCAACATGCTGATCCCCGAACTGCCAGCTTACCTTTCGAGCATGGGCGGGGCTGAATATAAAGGAGCCATTATCGGTCTTTTTACATTGACGGCCGGCCTTTCGCGGCCGTTCAGCGGCCGGCTTACCGACCGCATCGGGCGGGTTCCGGTAATGGCTTTCGGCTCGCTCGTGTGCTTTGTCTGCGGGTTTCTGTATCCGATTTTTACCACTGTAATGCCGTTCCTGCTGCTCAGGCTGGTTCACGGGTTTTCAACCGGCTTCAAACCCACCGGCACCGCTGCGTACGTCGCGGACATTGTGCCGGTCAACAGGCGTGGGGAGGCGATGGGCATCCATGGCATGTGCATGAGCGTGGGCTCGGCGTTCGGGCCGGCGATCGGCAGTATGATCAGCCAGCAGTTTTCGCTGAATGCCCTTTTTTATACATCGTCTCTGCTCGCATTTCTTTCCATCGCTATCCTTCTGAATATGAAAGAAACCTTGCAGGAAAAGCAAAAACTCAGTTTGAAGTCGTTTCAAATCACCTGGCGGGACGTTTTTGAACCTGATGTGTTCAGCCCGGCGCTCATTACATTCCTCTGCTATTTCGGATTCGGGGCCGTGGCGACGATCACCCCGGATTTCAGCGGTTACCTGGGCTTGGAAAACCGTGGGCTGTATTTCATGATGTTCACGATATCTTCCATCATGGTCCGCCTTTTTGCCGGGAAAATATCCGACCGTCATGGCCGGATGCCCGTCACGATCGTAGGCTGCATTATCCTCATCATCGCGATGATCATCACCGGATTTGCCGATTCGGTGTTCACATTCCTGACCGGCGCCGCGTTTTTTGGCGTTTCCATGGGCATACTGTCGCCGGTACTTTCGGCATGGACGGTCGATCTGAGCGGCGATCACAACCGCGGCCGGGCCATCGCTACGATGTTTATTTCTTTGGAAGCCGGTATCGGGCTCGGTGCATTCCTTTCGGCCGAATTATTTGAAAATCAGCGCCAGAACCTCCCGCTTGTGTTTTTCTGCATGGCGGCATTTGCCCTGGCGGGACTTTGCTACACCGTCATTATTTATCAGTTTAAAAAGCGCCGCGCCCGTGTTATTTGA
- a CDS encoding RagB/SusD family nutrient uptake outer membrane protein: protein MKKTLLICMLVGLSFSCSDDFFDLKPQGRASLDQLSNKNGVNALLIGAYSLLDGVGAGNTGRQSTISNYVFGGISSDDAVKGTDAGDQPEQSFIEQYNWLSDNTYFLGKWWHSYDGVARANEVIQIAGNPNVKDMSDAEKIQVVAEARFLRGHYHFEAKKMWNNVPFIDEKIYNAGDPNSTKVPNTEDIWAKIEADFQFAADNLPVTQAQKGRATQWAAKAYLAKAYLFQKKWDKAKVLLDDVVKNSGKKLVANYHDNYRTTGNNNSESILEVQFSVNDGTNGNNGNAGDNLNWPYSAGAPGRGCCGFYQPSHNLVNAFKTENGLPMIGNAADGTLDTYNKVDLPNDQGIVASAAFTLDKTVPVDPRLDWTVGRRGVNFLDWGPMPGSTWIRDQAYAGPFTGKKWMYYLAEENSTTHSTSKRNVNNNYRLIKLSHVLLWLAECEVELGNLATAQDLVNQIRNRAKTGSVQDESVTYKVEPYPAGTFASKGADFARNAVRMEQRLEFAMEGHRFFDLVRWGIAEKVLNKYAAEEAVPGKEPSGRVFNKRGYMAGKSFTQKNLYFPLPQDEILNSQKDGKPTLTQNPGY from the coding sequence ATGAAAAAGACCTTATTAATATGCATGCTGGTCGGCCTGAGCTTCTCCTGCTCCGACGATTTCTTCGATCTGAAACCCCAGGGGCGCGCGTCGCTAGATCAGCTAAGCAATAAAAATGGTGTGAATGCCCTCCTGATCGGCGCATACTCACTGCTTGATGGCGTGGGCGCGGGTAACACCGGCCGCCAGTCGACCATCTCCAACTACGTTTTCGGTGGAATCAGCAGCGACGACGCCGTGAAAGGCACCGACGCCGGCGACCAGCCCGAACAGTCGTTTATTGAACAATACAACTGGCTTTCGGACAACACCTATTTCCTCGGTAAATGGTGGCATTCCTACGACGGCGTTGCCCGCGCGAACGAAGTAATCCAGATCGCAGGCAACCCGAATGTGAAAGACATGTCCGACGCCGAAAAAATCCAGGTGGTGGCAGAAGCACGTTTCCTCCGCGGACACTATCATTTTGAGGCCAAAAAAATGTGGAACAATGTGCCTTTTATCGACGAGAAGATCTACAATGCAGGTGATCCCAACTCGACCAAAGTGCCCAACACGGAGGATATCTGGGCGAAAATTGAAGCGGATTTCCAATTTGCGGCGGACAACCTGCCTGTAACGCAGGCTCAGAAAGGCCGTGCAACACAATGGGCGGCCAAGGCTTACCTGGCGAAGGCCTACCTATTCCAGAAAAAGTGGGATAAAGCGAAAGTGCTGCTGGATGATGTCGTCAAAAATTCGGGCAAGAAACTGGTAGCGAACTACCACGACAACTACCGCACAACCGGCAACAACAACAGCGAATCGATCCTGGAAGTGCAGTTTTCGGTAAATGACGGCACCAATGGTAACAACGGTAATGCTGGCGACAACCTGAACTGGCCGTATTCAGCTGGCGCACCGGGACGTGGCTGCTGCGGTTTCTACCAGCCTTCTCACAACCTTGTGAATGCATTTAAAACCGAAAACGGACTTCCGATGATCGGTAATGCAGCGGATGGAACACTGGATACTTACAACAAAGTAGATTTGCCGAACGATCAGGGAATTGTAGCCTCGGCGGCATTTACATTGGACAAAACGGTTCCCGTTGACCCCCGCCTCGACTGGACCGTCGGTCGCCGCGGTGTGAACTTCCTCGACTGGGGCCCGATGCCCGGCTCGACCTGGATTCGCGACCAGGCATATGCAGGTCCATTCACCGGTAAAAAATGGATGTACTACCTGGCCGAAGAAAACAGCACAACCCACTCCACCAGCAAACGGAACGTGAATAATAACTACCGTTTGATCAAACTGTCGCACGTGCTGCTGTGGCTGGCCGAATGCGAAGTAGAACTGGGCAACCTGGCCACCGCGCAGGATTTGGTAAACCAGATCCGCAACCGCGCGAAAACCGGTTCGGTGCAGGACGAAAGCGTGACCTACAAAGTGGAGCCTTATCCTGCGGGAACATTCGCTTCCAAAGGTGCCGACTTCGCCAGAAACGCGGTGCGCATGGAGCAGCGCCTCGAATTTGCGATGGAAGGTCACCGCTTCTTCGACCTCGTTCGCTGGGGCATTGCCGAGAAAGTATTGAACAAATATGCTGCGGAAGAGGCCGTGCCGGGCAAAGAGCCATCGGGACGGGTGTTCAACAAGCGGGGTTATATGGCAGGTAAAAGTTTCACACAGAAAAACCTGTATTTCCCGCTGCCACAGGACGAAATCCTCAACAGCCAGAAAGACGGCAAACCTACTTTGACACAAAATCCCGGATATTAA
- a CDS encoding glycosyltransferase family 4 protein has product MHKLFFPDTSSVDIWHCTYQGSRYYPFGKKVSVVLTIHDLNFLYDGKRSEKRINKYLNRLQLKIDRADHIVAISNFVLEDLKKNLELGNKPASVIYNGCNIDDTATIATPEKHIEGPFLFTIGTIVGKKNFHVLPALLAGNNFKLVIAGIESSQEYKKLILKEAQKWNVLDRLIFTGPVTENDKKWYLSNCTAFLFPSIAEGFGLPVIEAMYYGKPAILSRCTSLPEIGGDCAYYFDNFEPEHMRNVLHASLEDYNKTKPREKIRDRARFFSWDRAASEYLELYRNLASLA; this is encoded by the coding sequence ATGCACAAATTGTTTTTTCCAGATACGAGCTCGGTCGATATCTGGCATTGTACTTACCAGGGTTCACGCTATTATCCGTTTGGCAAAAAGGTATCAGTGGTTTTGACAATTCACGATTTGAATTTCCTGTATGACGGCAAGCGATCGGAGAAACGAATTAATAAGTATTTAAACAGATTACAACTGAAAATCGATAGGGCCGATCACATTGTGGCCATTTCGAATTTCGTTCTGGAAGATCTAAAAAAGAACCTGGAATTAGGTAACAAACCGGCGTCGGTGATTTACAACGGTTGCAATATCGATGATACTGCGACTATTGCCACACCTGAAAAACACATTGAAGGACCATTTTTATTTACAATAGGTACGATTGTCGGCAAAAAGAATTTCCATGTGTTGCCCGCATTGCTGGCTGGGAATAATTTTAAATTAGTCATTGCCGGTATCGAAAGCAGTCAGGAATATAAAAAGCTGATCCTTAAAGAAGCCCAGAAATGGAATGTGCTGGACAGGCTGATATTTACAGGGCCGGTTACTGAGAATGATAAAAAGTGGTATCTCAGCAATTGTACGGCTTTTTTGTTTCCATCCATCGCGGAGGGATTCGGATTACCGGTGATCGAGGCGATGTATTACGGGAAGCCGGCAATCTTGTCGCGCTGCACCTCGCTGCCGGAAATCGGTGGAGATTGTGCCTATTACTTCGATAATTTCGAGCCCGAGCATATGCGTAACGTGCTCCACGCGAGCCTGGAAGACTATAATAAAACAAAGCCCAGGGAAAAAATCCGCGATCGGGCAAGATTTTTCTCCTGGGACAGAGCTGCTTCCGAATACCTTGAATTGTACCGGAACCTCGCTAGTTTAGCTTAA